The following are encoded in a window of Ktedonobacterales bacterium genomic DNA:
- a CDS encoding matrixin family metalloprotease — translation MKRSIRWYFAWGIMVAALSMLLFMVTAGPALAWTQETNEFTDTGSGSGWCSGMNGQDSSHPCVYWQEPHYTSISLHFNMDPSLHSSQSKGYDFNAAIYTAFTQYNNVAAWNPYMFQCFTFCQGIVGTYYMTTLLCGNLAHTSYFIGDVKYGYNPYRGGNEWYAFFISADVQFSNSIFWNNSFDWTQTSCSNEHADGRAAATHESGHVQGLGHTGDFPSVMSSACLENGHFYQLSTNSDIPAIKAIYRGDQQSS, via the coding sequence ATGAAACGGTCCATTCGCTGGTATTTCGCGTGGGGCATCATGGTTGCCGCTCTGTCTATGCTGCTCTTTATGGTGACAGCAGGGCCAGCCCTGGCCTGGACTCAGGAAACCAATGAATTCACTGATACTGGTAGTGGAAGTGGCTGGTGTTCGGGGATGAACGGCCAAGATTCCAGCCATCCCTGTGTATACTGGCAGGAGCCACATTACACGAGCATCAGCCTGCACTTCAACATGGATCCTTCGCTCCACTCCTCACAGAGCAAAGGCTACGATTTCAATGCTGCCATCTATACTGCGTTTACTCAATACAACAATGTGGCAGCCTGGAATCCCTACATGTTTCAGTGCTTCACCTTTTGTCAGGGCATTGTAGGGACTTATTACATGACCACCCTGCTGTGTGGGAATCTGGCTCACACTTCCTACTTTATTGGAGATGTCAAGTATGGATACAACCCCTACAGAGGTGGTAATGAATGGTATGCGTTCTTCATTTCTGCCGATGTCCAATTTAGTAATTCCATTTTCTGGAACAACAGTTTCGATTGGACTCAAACTTCTTGTAGTAATGAACACGCAGACGGGCGAGCGGCAGCAACGCATGAATCTGGGCATGTGCAGGGGCTTGGTCATACTGGCGACTTTCCATCAGTCATGAGCAGCGCTTGCCTGGAAAACGGACACTTTTACCAACTCTCTACGAACAGTGATATTCCAGCCATTAAAGCCATCTATCGAGGTGATCAGCAGTCCAGCTAA
- a CDS encoding MFS transporter has protein sequence MARLRVQAVSYLRQFGRMNRNARLYLLSNTLNSITVGIFALLYNLYLVALGYQADFIGWLLVIGVAGGALGMVTTSPLMARLGTKATLFWSSVVAAAAGTLQLVIPQAFSLTITSFVLGVAGGIYLVIGAPLLADGSQATARSHIFSLNAALALITAVIGQALGGYLPHLVSLPTISDSGLLRAIEPFLVSGAQARSYELALLLAGVIAAPSFLPIILMDPTPPRQPTALPGQRAAKRAGAALAGARQRLSSRFQALKPPRLRTEALKALRGPIGQLAMVEGLIGLGAGLFIPYFNLYFVQHLGVSTELYGLITAVSTALMAVTTLAGPFFAARLGKVRAAVLGHLISLPFLAILGFTRALPLVLAAYLVRGSLMNMAEPVLLSYFMSVVRPTERASANSAYNLGFWGCWAAGGALGGVIIAANNFTLPFVLAALIYLLATALLWRCFKDRREVSADLSADEPGLTPGSQALEEGPELHRPQEIDHHPGQPQRGIAPVHTSFIED, from the coding sequence ATGGCACGACTCAGAGTTCAGGCAGTCTCCTATCTACGCCAGTTCGGGCGTATGAACCGGAACGCCCGCCTGTATCTTTTGAGCAATACGCTCAATTCCATCACGGTAGGCATCTTTGCCCTCCTCTATAACCTCTATCTTGTCGCCCTGGGTTATCAGGCCGATTTCATCGGCTGGCTGCTGGTGATCGGCGTCGCTGGCGGCGCGCTGGGCATGGTCACGACCAGCCCGCTCATGGCGCGCCTGGGTACCAAAGCCACACTCTTCTGGTCCAGCGTCGTTGCAGCAGCCGCAGGTACGCTGCAACTGGTCATTCCCCAGGCGTTCTCGCTCACCATCACCAGCTTTGTGCTGGGCGTCGCCGGGGGTATCTATCTGGTGATCGGCGCGCCGCTGCTGGCCGATGGCAGCCAGGCAACCGCCCGCAGCCATATCTTCAGCCTCAACGCCGCGCTGGCGCTCATCACCGCTGTGATCGGGCAGGCGCTCGGCGGCTATCTCCCCCATCTGGTCAGTCTGCCCACGATCAGCGATTCCGGGCTGCTGCGCGCCATCGAACCCTTTCTGGTTTCCGGCGCGCAGGCCCGCAGCTACGAACTGGCCTTATTGCTGGCAGGAGTGATCGCCGCGCCGTCCTTTCTCCCCATCATCCTGATGGACCCCACGCCGCCCAGGCAGCCGACGGCGCTGCCTGGACAGAGAGCCGCCAAAAGGGCGGGCGCCGCGCTGGCAGGCGCGCGCCAGCGGCTAAGCAGCCGGTTTCAGGCGCTCAAGCCGCCGCGCCTGCGCACTGAGGCGTTGAAGGCGCTGCGCGGCCCGATTGGGCAATTAGCAATGGTCGAAGGGCTGATTGGCCTGGGCGCCGGCCTCTTCATCCCCTACTTCAATCTCTACTTCGTCCAGCATCTCGGCGTCAGTACCGAACTCTACGGCCTGATTACCGCCGTCTCCACCGCGTTGATGGCCGTGACAACCCTGGCCGGGCCGTTCTTCGCGGCGCGTCTGGGGAAAGTGCGCGCTGCCGTCCTCGGACACCTGATCTCGCTTCCCTTCTTAGCAATCCTGGGCTTTACCCGCGCGCTGCCGCTGGTCCTGGCGGCCTATCTGGTACGCGGGAGCCTGATGAATATGGCCGAGCCGGTGCTGCTCAGCTACTTCATGAGCGTTGTTCGGCCAACCGAGCGCGCCAGCGCCAACAGCGCCTATAACCTCGGTTTCTGGGGCTGCTGGGCAGCGGGCGGCGCTCTAGGCGGCGTGATTATCGCCGCCAACAATTTCACGCTCCCCTTTGTCCTGGCGGCGCTGATCTATTTGCTGGCGACGGCGCTGCTCTGGCGCTGCTTCAAGGACCGACGCGAGGTAAGCGCCGATCTCTCGGCAGACGAACCCGGCCTGACGCCAGGCTCACAGGCGCTGGAAGAGGGTCCAGAACTCCACCGCCCCCAGGAGATTGATCACCACCCCGGACAGCCCCAGCGCGGCATAGCGCCAGTCCACACGAGCTTCATTGAGGACTAG